The following are encoded in a window of Rubellicoccus peritrichatus genomic DNA:
- a CDS encoding type II secretion system protein has protein sequence MKTKKQTAFTLIELLTVIAIIGTLSAILIPVIGSMRHSADSSKSVSNLRQIGNAVLVYTSSHGGAFPFLNRPANNPDADSQYFWPQALEESVFGWDRATQGKHPVFVDPTALSSHGISDYGGSTYIFLDANGANPNRAENTLSVNSLEDPSRTLVVCTSYAENSGKASWYVQGDFGRGGSPVNIPEARLNQQEIGVVFADGHVELIEKSQMYDDLEYRRSIFDVIAN, from the coding sequence ATGAAAACCAAAAAACAAACTGCTTTCACTCTCATAGAATTGTTAACTGTTATAGCCATAATTGGGACTCTGTCGGCGATTCTGATTCCGGTGATAGGCTCGATGCGGCATAGCGCGGATAGTTCCAAAAGCGTATCGAATCTTCGTCAGATTGGGAATGCCGTTTTGGTCTACACTTCTTCGCATGGTGGTGCTTTCCCGTTCCTGAATCGTCCCGCCAATAATCCGGATGCCGATTCTCAATATTTCTGGCCCCAGGCGTTGGAAGAATCCGTCTTCGGATGGGATCGCGCCACACAGGGAAAGCATCCTGTATTCGTCGATCCCACAGCACTATCGAGTCACGGAATCAGTGATTATGGTGGCAGCACCTATATTTTTCTAGACGCCAATGGCGCAAATCCTAATCGGGCGGAAAACACACTCAGTGTTAATAGCCTTGAGGACCCTTCACGAACATTGGTGGTTTGTACCTCTTATGCGGAAAATAGTGGGAAAGCTTCATGGTATGTCCAAGGTGATTTCGGTAGAGGTGGGAGTCCGGTCAATATCCCGGAAGCACGTTTAAACCAGCAAGAGATTGGGGTCGTTTTCGCCGATGGGCATGTCGAGTTAATTGAGAAGTCCCAAATGTATGACGATCTCGAATACCGTCGCAGTATTTTTGATGTTATCGCAAATTAG
- a CDS encoding sulfatase, whose translation MSVLWTLFCALAVQSALSARQPNIILIVADDLGWMDSSAYGSEFYQTSGIDRLAREGVLFTDAYSANPLCSPTRASILTGQYPSRLRFTAASGHSEKEMLDPKMGTSATPDKPAIIPQSRSRLPNEYLTYAEILQKAGYATAFMGKWHLGKGIYIPEKQGFEKVVGGRHHPGPPPPGHFFAPWNIDTIPDAPEGTHIADVLTDEAISFIKDHRREPFLLNLWYYDVHAPFQGKPELIDKYEQQVDPSYAQKSATMGAMIEAMDQNIERLLDELDKLGIRNDTIIIFSSDNGGNMYDIVDNTTPTNNAPLRSGKGNNYEGGVRVPLIVSWPGVSHPGTSSDAIISSVDFYPTILHMAGLPQEPDHHIDGVDFTSAIEGKPFDRGPTISHFPHYVPATDNLPNTSVRVGDYKFYRFYHDGENQKHRYELYNLKNDIGETKNLADAMPDKVAEMDAIIDRHIKEADVLYPIKNPAFNAKPVLGWQATGDVVLEANGSTLDITSEGGDPRFSTKQFNGIIGPVTAKFSMRSDSSGEGQFFWVNKAGRNFHRDQSATFKPKHDGRWHEYTVELPFSGKLKNLRLDPSRGLGRIEIKDLKLVDASGESISSNES comes from the coding sequence ATGAGCGTCCTGTGGACGCTCTTTTGCGCACTTGCAGTGCAATCAGCACTTTCGGCACGTCAGCCTAATATCATTCTTATCGTGGCTGATGATCTTGGCTGGATGGATAGCTCTGCTTATGGAAGTGAGTTTTACCAAACGTCGGGTATCGACCGACTGGCACGGGAGGGAGTTCTTTTTACCGATGCGTATTCTGCCAACCCGCTTTGCTCACCGACACGAGCCAGCATTCTGACGGGACAGTATCCCAGTCGCCTCAGGTTCACGGCGGCTTCGGGGCATAGTGAGAAAGAGATGCTGGACCCTAAAATGGGTACAAGCGCGACACCGGATAAGCCCGCAATTATCCCACAATCCCGCAGTCGTCTACCCAATGAGTATCTTACTTACGCTGAGATTTTACAGAAGGCTGGTTACGCCACCGCCTTCATGGGGAAATGGCATTTAGGCAAAGGCATTTACATTCCGGAAAAGCAGGGCTTTGAGAAAGTAGTGGGCGGACGCCATCACCCGGGACCACCGCCGCCAGGTCATTTTTTCGCTCCGTGGAATATTGATACAATTCCAGATGCACCTGAAGGCACTCACATTGCCGATGTTCTGACTGATGAGGCTATCAGTTTTATTAAAGACCATCGCAGGGAACCGTTTTTGCTGAACTTATGGTACTATGACGTCCATGCGCCTTTTCAAGGGAAGCCTGAACTGATTGATAAGTATGAACAGCAAGTTGATCCGAGTTACGCCCAGAAATCAGCAACGATGGGTGCCATGATTGAGGCCATGGATCAGAATATTGAACGACTCCTGGATGAGTTGGACAAGCTCGGTATACGGAATGATACGATCATTATTTTTTCCTCCGACAATGGTGGCAATATGTATGACATCGTCGATAACACGACTCCGACAAACAACGCGCCGCTCCGTAGTGGCAAAGGTAATAACTATGAAGGCGGTGTTCGGGTTCCTTTGATTGTCAGTTGGCCGGGTGTTTCACATCCCGGGACGAGTAGCGACGCGATCATTTCATCAGTTGATTTTTACCCTACGATCCTCCATATGGCAGGTCTTCCCCAGGAGCCCGATCACCATATTGACGGAGTCGATTTTACTTCAGCCATCGAAGGAAAGCCATTTGATCGTGGTCCAACGATTTCTCATTTTCCTCATTATGTGCCTGCCACCGATAACCTGCCCAATACCAGTGTGAGAGTAGGGGACTATAAGTTCTATCGTTTTTACCACGATGGCGAGAATCAAAAGCATCGCTACGAGCTCTACAACCTGAAGAATGATATTGGAGAAACAAAGAATCTCGCTGATGCCATGCCGGATAAGGTGGCAGAAATGGATGCCATCATTGATCGTCACATTAAGGAAGCCGATGTGCTTTACCCGATCAAGAACCCTGCCTTCAACGCCAAACCCGTTCTCGGTTGGCAAGCGACCGGAGATGTTGTTCTTGAGGCGAATGGCAGCACGCTCGATATTACTAGCGAAGGTGGTGACCCACGTTTTTCCACAAAGCAATTCAATGGTATCATCGGACCGGTGACCGCCAAGTTTTCCATGCGCTCGGATAGCTCAGGCGAAGGACAGTTTTTCTGGGTCAATAAAGCCGGGCGCAATTTCCATCGTGACCAATCAGCTACATTCAAACCCAAGCATGATGGCAGATGGCATGAATACACCGTAGAACTGCCTTTCTCCGGCAAACTGAAAAACCTTCGATTGGACCCATCGCGAGGCCTTGGTAGGATCGAGATCAAAGACCTCAAGCTCGTTGACGCATCGGGGGAGAGCATATCCTCAAATGAGAGTTGA
- a CDS encoding sulfatase: MRLNLLSLIFILVICSLQALKAKPNVVLILADDMSPTLSLLGTPGIETPNIDALATQGVYFENAFAASASCSPSRTAILTGMWPHSNGNWRNVHTPRLDLPDKAFSKQTDIRDKVGIGNNVPTLPELMQANGYFTAITQKLHLSPAWRYPFDARNPVQSNPVQFHSAISSFIQKSGEKPFFIMANVAAPHRPYRTHLKQNPGQELPAADTIEVPPFLPDLPGVRRDMQEYYACVEIADACAGAILEALEDSGELDNTLVIFTSDQGMPIHHAKASAYPAGIQIPLVIAGPGVKGGREVGLPVSQVDYAPTILNYCKISVPANMQGQSLMPVLDGGDSLPGREYVFAEHNSHGPDPREFFPQRVVTDGTWYYILNLDPRKPQRLPDDLRGVEVWGNYAYADILAAQDTHAEQALFLTQFDSPRAREHLYRLDQDPWGVDDLVGDSMVSSQLRKLREVMENWRRETNDIKRSPLEIPEHAVTATN; this comes from the coding sequence ATGAGATTAAACCTCCTGTCATTGATTTTCATCTTAGTTATCTGCTCTTTACAGGCGTTGAAGGCTAAGCCAAACGTTGTTCTTATTCTGGCTGATGACATGAGCCCAACGCTCTCCTTGCTTGGCACACCCGGGATTGAAACACCCAATATTGATGCCTTGGCTACCCAAGGTGTTTACTTCGAGAATGCTTTCGCGGCTTCAGCCTCATGTTCGCCTTCACGTACTGCCATTCTTACTGGTATGTGGCCACACAGCAATGGCAACTGGCGCAATGTTCATACACCGCGACTTGATTTGCCAGACAAAGCTTTCTCAAAACAGACCGATATACGGGACAAGGTTGGCATCGGAAACAACGTTCCAACCTTGCCTGAGTTAATGCAGGCGAATGGTTACTTCACTGCGATCACTCAAAAGCTGCACTTAAGCCCAGCCTGGCGTTATCCTTTTGATGCACGAAATCCTGTGCAGTCCAACCCGGTACAATTCCATTCGGCTATTTCTTCTTTCATTCAGAAGTCAGGAGAGAAGCCGTTTTTCATTATGGCTAATGTGGCGGCGCCGCATCGTCCTTATCGCACGCATCTGAAACAGAACCCCGGCCAGGAACTGCCAGCGGCGGATACGATTGAAGTACCACCTTTCCTGCCTGATTTGCCTGGAGTGCGCCGTGATATGCAGGAGTATTATGCCTGTGTCGAAATCGCTGACGCATGTGCAGGTGCCATTCTCGAAGCGCTTGAAGACTCAGGTGAACTCGATAATACTCTCGTCATCTTTACTTCTGATCAGGGAATGCCCATTCATCACGCCAAGGCCTCAGCTTATCCGGCTGGTATTCAAATTCCTTTGGTTATTGCCGGGCCTGGAGTCAAGGGAGGGCGCGAAGTCGGGCTACCTGTTTCTCAAGTGGATTACGCTCCAACGATACTCAATTACTGCAAAATTTCTGTGCCAGCCAACATGCAGGGACAAAGCCTTATGCCAGTGCTTGATGGAGGCGATTCTCTGCCGGGGCGCGAGTATGTCTTTGCAGAGCACAACTCACATGGACCCGATCCACGCGAGTTTTTCCCTCAACGAGTAGTAACCGACGGCACGTGGTATTACATACTCAATCTTGATCCGAGAAAGCCCCAGCGTTTGCCTGACGATTTGCGTGGGGTTGAGGTTTGGGGTAACTATGCTTATGCGGATATTCTTGCAGCGCAGGATACACATGCTGAGCAAGCCCTGTTCCTGACTCAGTTTGACTCACCTCGTGCCAGGGAGCATCTTTATCGACTTGATCAAGATCCTTGGGGCGTAGACGATTTGGTAGGTGATTCGATGGTTAGCAGTCAGTTGCGTAAGTTGCGCGAAGTTATGGAAAACTGGCGGCGCGAAACCAATGACATCAAACGAAGCCCTTTGGAGATACCAGAGCATGCGGTTACCGCAACGAATTGA
- a CDS encoding arylsulfatase produces MRRSLSIVIAIFVSGCFGPVVWGMAEEQPNILLIMADDLGYADLGCYGGEIDTPNLDRLAENGVRFSHFRVTPMCTTTRVALMAGMSYQAAGEGSYKHAIPLPTLLQEAGYRTMMTGKWHAGKADPRSPEVFDRFFGFLGGMTDCYAGGNDWFLGEEPFNDFGSDFDATTAITDEAIVFMDEAIDDEEPFFMFVSYNAPHHPLQARRDTVEKYRGHYADGYEAVREARYERQLEMGLVDPDWTPSPPGVEVRRWDDLPEDRREIEDFRMAAYAAMVDEMDAGIGRLLDLLKESGQYDDTLVIFFSDNGGDYGNGSILTDENQVPWLPHNNPTSSNGWAWVKNTPFANYKHASHEGALAVPMIVHWPKYLEQPAGVIEDERIDVTDIYPTLLDVTGVSYPGKAAGLRPLTGYSFLPVLTDDETFNAPPRFLWFAQSRAWIEDDMKVVSLYGGPWQLYDMRADRTEQHDLSDERPKETARFADKWMNYAKSIGMPRTKRLPPKPGQHGWGYHRLRMFSPFLVDTFPANSQLTAPGSQRLEMNFSKPVSFSKTSENFIQLYEVGDEKYPVWTGDRNDAKLKNKNTALVFDDVPKLKPDTQYFVLIKPGSFKVGGRPVGVINDGAYWWRFRTSD; encoded by the coding sequence ATGAGACGTAGCCTGTCCATCGTTATCGCAATTTTTGTTAGCGGTTGTTTTGGACCGGTTGTTTGGGGCATGGCGGAAGAGCAGCCCAATATCCTGCTCATAATGGCTGACGATTTGGGTTATGCTGATCTGGGTTGTTATGGTGGCGAGATCGACACGCCCAATCTTGACCGTTTAGCAGAAAATGGTGTGCGCTTCAGTCACTTTAGGGTAACTCCCATGTGCACGACGACAAGGGTAGCACTCATGGCTGGGATGTCTTATCAAGCGGCAGGCGAGGGGAGTTATAAACATGCGATACCATTGCCAACCTTGTTGCAGGAAGCAGGTTACCGCACCATGATGACGGGTAAGTGGCATGCGGGAAAAGCGGACCCGCGTTCGCCAGAGGTCTTTGATCGCTTTTTTGGTTTTCTCGGAGGGATGACTGATTGCTATGCAGGAGGGAATGATTGGTTCCTCGGGGAGGAACCATTTAATGACTTTGGTAGTGATTTCGACGCCACGACTGCCATAACCGACGAGGCTATTGTCTTTATGGATGAAGCGATCGATGACGAAGAACCTTTCTTTATGTTCGTCTCTTACAATGCGCCTCATCATCCACTTCAGGCCAGGCGTGATACAGTTGAGAAATATCGCGGGCACTATGCCGATGGATACGAAGCTGTTCGTGAGGCTCGTTATGAACGTCAGCTTGAGATGGGCCTGGTGGATCCTGACTGGACTCCGTCGCCACCCGGTGTTGAAGTTCGTCGATGGGATGACCTCCCGGAGGATAGGCGCGAGATTGAAGATTTTCGTATGGCTGCTTATGCAGCCATGGTAGACGAGATGGATGCCGGAATTGGTCGTCTATTGGATCTTCTCAAAGAGTCTGGTCAATATGATGATACCCTCGTCATTTTCTTCTCAGACAATGGTGGCGATTATGGCAATGGTTCCATCCTGACTGATGAGAATCAGGTACCCTGGTTACCACATAACAACCCGACCAGCAGCAATGGTTGGGCCTGGGTTAAGAATACTCCTTTTGCGAATTATAAGCATGCCAGCCACGAAGGTGCTTTAGCCGTGCCGATGATTGTACATTGGCCAAAGTATTTGGAGCAACCTGCTGGTGTCATTGAAGATGAGAGAATTGATGTGACGGACATTTATCCGACTCTGCTTGATGTCACTGGAGTATCTTATCCAGGGAAAGCAGCTGGGTTACGTCCACTCACAGGGTATTCATTTTTGCCAGTGCTGACCGATGACGAAACCTTTAATGCACCACCACGCTTTCTGTGGTTTGCTCAATCACGCGCCTGGATTGAAGATGATATGAAAGTTGTGTCGCTTTATGGTGGTCCATGGCAGCTTTATGATATGAGAGCGGATCGGACTGAGCAGCATGACTTGTCGGATGAGCGTCCGAAGGAGACGGCACGCTTCGCGGATAAGTGGATGAACTATGCGAAAAGTATTGGTATGCCGCGAACAAAGCGCTTGCCACCTAAGCCTGGGCAGCATGGTTGGGGTTATCATCGTTTGCGTATGTTCAGCCCTTTCCTTGTTGATACCTTTCCGGCTAACAGCCAACTGACAGCACCTGGCAGTCAGCGTTTGGAAATGAACTTCAGCAAACCAGTTAGTTTCAGCAAAACATCCGAGAACTTTATCCAGCTTTATGAAGTTGGAGATGAAAAATACCCGGTTTGGACTGGTGATAGAAACGATGCAAAATTGAAAAACAAGAATACTGCTTTGGTTTTCGATGATGTGCCGAAGCTCAAACCGGATACCCAGTATTTTGTCCTCATCAAGCCTGGATCTTTTAAGGTCGGTGGACGTCCTGTTGGTGTTATTAATGATGGTGCATACTGGTGGCGCTTCCGCACCTCGGATTAG
- a CDS encoding arylsulfatase: MRPLFYTLSLLCSLSICWSTPPNTEGKRPDIICILVDDMGYSDLGCYGGEIETPNLDRLASEGLRFTQFYNASKCEPTRASLMSGRYWPETGLGLKHGHTIGEVLQEADYTTFAIGKWHLDGHPMDRGFDHYFGHLSGASAFFPPLNPSFYLDRDKFSTNDAEFYTTDAFTDYAIEFIKNSKEEDPDKPFFLYLAYNAPHNPLQAPDEDIAKYRGKYLRGWDEIRKSRYERLLQLGIIKPGTKLSPQPNNIPDWDSLSPEQQDLEDLRMAVYAAMIDRLDQNIGRLMDYLKNAHLDNDLLVVFLSDNGGSPFSRTDANMLARNLLPGDARSNWEIGTAWANVSNTPFRLYKRNQHEGGIATPCIVWWSDNIESPGDITEQTAHIIDLLPTFMEVANIEEAELSEMDKNLAPLPGYSLLPILAGEERQPHEFIYFQLFDHRAIRSENWKLVAVDGKPWELYNLTEDRSETNDLSHENSAIAYSLDREWNRWWKQTTKRSYNSKRSVTATKDMRDDREGGAEYVPTTMPDRLKNKR; encoded by the coding sequence ATGAGACCCCTATTTTATACGTTATCTCTCCTGTGCAGCCTTTCTATTTGCTGGTCTACTCCTCCGAACACCGAGGGAAAACGCCCAGATATCATTTGTATACTAGTCGATGATATGGGCTACTCTGATCTCGGTTGCTATGGCGGTGAAATAGAGACACCGAATCTCGATCGTCTTGCATCAGAAGGTTTGCGCTTCACACAGTTTTATAATGCTTCGAAGTGCGAACCCACTCGAGCATCATTGATGTCCGGGCGCTACTGGCCGGAAACCGGCCTAGGCCTCAAGCATGGTCATACAATCGGAGAGGTGCTTCAAGAGGCAGACTATACCACATTTGCTATCGGCAAGTGGCATCTCGATGGACATCCAATGGACCGGGGCTTCGACCATTATTTCGGCCATTTGAGTGGAGCCAGTGCGTTTTTCCCTCCATTGAACCCTTCCTTCTATTTAGACAGGGATAAGTTCAGCACAAACGATGCGGAGTTTTATACTACCGACGCTTTCACCGATTATGCCATAGAGTTCATTAAAAATTCTAAGGAAGAGGATCCCGACAAACCGTTCTTTCTATACTTGGCATACAATGCCCCACACAATCCCTTACAGGCTCCGGATGAAGACATTGCAAAGTATCGCGGAAAGTACTTAAGAGGCTGGGATGAAATACGTAAATCACGTTACGAACGTCTACTGCAACTCGGCATTATAAAGCCAGGAACGAAACTATCACCCCAACCCAATAACATCCCGGACTGGGACTCTTTAAGCCCCGAGCAGCAAGACCTTGAAGATCTGCGCATGGCAGTATACGCGGCCATGATCGATCGCTTGGACCAAAACATTGGACGTCTTATGGACTACTTAAAAAATGCCCACTTAGACAATGATTTACTTGTTGTATTTTTGAGTGACAACGGTGGATCGCCTTTCTCCCGCACTGATGCAAACATGCTCGCGCGCAACCTGCTCCCCGGTGACGCTCGTTCAAACTGGGAAATAGGTACAGCCTGGGCAAATGTCAGCAATACGCCATTTCGCCTCTACAAACGCAACCAGCACGAAGGCGGCATAGCGACACCCTGCATTGTCTGGTGGTCAGACAATATTGAGTCTCCAGGCGATATCACAGAACAAACAGCACACATTATTGATTTGCTACCAACCTTTATGGAAGTGGCGAACATTGAAGAAGCAGAACTATCCGAAATGGATAAAAATCTTGCCCCATTGCCTGGTTATAGTCTTCTACCGATTCTGGCAGGTGAAGAACGTCAGCCCCACGAATTCATTTACTTCCAGCTTTTTGATCATCGAGCGATTCGGTCGGAAAATTGGAAGTTAGTGGCGGTTGATGGAAAACCGTGGGAGCTATACAATCTAACTGAAGATCGAAGTGAAACCAATGATCTATCGCATGAGAATAGTGCTATCGCCTATAGCCTTGATCGAGAATGGAATCGCTGGTGGAAGCAAACAACCAAGCGATCCTACAACAGTAAGCGCAGTGTAACTGCCACTAAGGACATGCGCGACGACCGTGAAGGAGGTGCCGAGTATGTTCCCACTACAATGCCAGACAGATTAAAAAATAAACGATAG